A single window of Kitasatospora sp. HUAS MG31 DNA harbors:
- a CDS encoding aspartate aminotransferase family protein has protein sequence MSTPTADSAAGQAVKAADRAHVFHSWSAQALIDPLAVAGAEGSYFWDYEGKRYLDFSSQLVNTNIGHQHPKVVAAIQEQAAKLCTIAPGFAQESRSEAARLIAERTPGDLDKIFFTNGGAEANENAIRMARLHTGRQKVLSTYRSYHGATANAIALTGDPRRWANETGVSGIVHFWGPYAYRSVFHATSEAQECERALAHLEQVIAFEGPGTVAAVILETVVGTAGILIPPPGYLAGVREICDRYGIVFILDEVMAGFGRTGEWFAADHWDVTPDLLTFAKGVNSGYVPLGGVAISGAIADTFAERPFPGGLTYSGHPLACASAVATINAMAEEGIVENARAIGEKVLGPGLRELAERHPSIGEVRGLGVFWALDLVKNRETREPLVPYNASGADNAPAAALAAACKQRGLWPFVNMNRFHVVPPCTITEEEAKTGLAILDEVLTLTDAHTV, from the coding sequence ATGAGCACCCCCACCGCTGACTCAGCCGCCGGCCAGGCCGTCAAGGCCGCCGACCGCGCGCACGTCTTCCACTCGTGGTCCGCCCAGGCGCTGATCGACCCCCTCGCGGTGGCCGGCGCCGAGGGCTCCTATTTCTGGGACTACGAGGGCAAGCGCTACCTCGACTTCTCCTCGCAACTGGTGAACACCAACATCGGCCACCAGCACCCCAAGGTGGTCGCGGCGATCCAGGAGCAGGCCGCGAAGCTCTGCACCATCGCCCCCGGCTTCGCCCAGGAGTCCCGCAGCGAGGCCGCCCGGCTGATCGCCGAGCGCACCCCCGGCGACCTGGACAAGATCTTCTTCACCAACGGCGGCGCCGAGGCCAACGAGAACGCCATCCGGATGGCCCGGCTGCACACCGGCCGGCAGAAGGTGCTCTCCACCTACCGCTCGTACCACGGCGCCACCGCCAACGCGATCGCGCTGACCGGCGACCCGCGGCGCTGGGCCAACGAGACCGGCGTCTCCGGCATCGTCCACTTCTGGGGCCCGTACGCCTACCGCTCGGTGTTCCACGCCACGAGCGAGGCCCAGGAGTGCGAGCGCGCGCTGGCGCACCTGGAACAGGTGATCGCCTTCGAGGGTCCGGGCACCGTGGCCGCGGTGATCCTGGAGACCGTGGTGGGCACCGCGGGCATCCTCATCCCGCCGCCCGGCTACCTGGCCGGCGTCCGGGAGATCTGCGACCGGTACGGGATCGTCTTCATCCTGGACGAGGTGATGGCCGGCTTCGGCCGTACCGGCGAGTGGTTCGCCGCCGACCACTGGGACGTCACCCCGGACCTGCTGACCTTCGCCAAGGGCGTCAACTCCGGCTACGTGCCGCTGGGCGGCGTGGCGATCTCCGGCGCGATCGCCGACACCTTCGCCGAGCGGCCCTTCCCCGGCGGCCTCACCTACTCCGGGCACCCGCTGGCCTGCGCCTCGGCGGTGGCCACCATCAACGCCATGGCGGAGGAGGGCATCGTCGAGAACGCCAGGGCGATCGGCGAGAAGGTGCTCGGCCCGGGCCTGCGCGAGCTGGCCGAGCGGCACCCGTCCATCGGCGAGGTGCGCGGCCTCGGCGTGTTCTGGGCGCTCGACCTGGTGAAGAACCGGGAGACCCGCGAGCCGCTGGTGCCGTACAACGCGTCGGGCGCCGACAACGCGCCGGCCGCCGCGCTGGCCGCCGCCTGCAAGCAGCGCGGACTGTGGCCCTTCGTCAACATGAACCGCTTCCACGTGGTACCGCCCTGCACGATCACCGAGGAGGAGGCCAAGACGGGCCTGGCGATCCTCGACGAGGTGCTCACCCTCACCGACGCGCACACCGTCTGA
- a CDS encoding WXG100 family type VII secretion target, which yields MGEQGFRVDPAALKAYSRVLEDQAQQIASIRSVLGSVTLASDDFGKLPNSGELYAAYQEHADADQENFTDLIEILQATAEGLEHSAAAYEDQDHVVAAVYGGGR from the coding sequence ATGGGGGAGCAGGGGTTCCGCGTCGATCCCGCGGCACTGAAGGCGTACAGCCGGGTCCTGGAGGACCAGGCGCAGCAGATCGCGAGCATCCGGTCGGTCCTCGGATCGGTCACGCTCGCCTCCGACGACTTCGGCAAGCTGCCGAACTCCGGTGAGCTGTACGCCGCGTACCAGGAGCACGCGGATGCCGACCAGGAGAACTTCACCGACCTGATCGAGATCCTGCAGGCGACCGCCGAGGGCCTGGAGCACTCGGCCGCGGCCTACGAGGACCAGGACCACGTGGTGGCGGCGGTCTACGGGGGTGGCCGATGA
- a CDS encoding WXG100 family type VII secretion target — MSTPVPVSFGQVGDAFTWTRAQLTGPLDPIPDIQNPVADGLDAGLDSMVKAALEATGMMEKLEKVTGHLAELTAAAQAWNDQAEAMRQVAAALRSSASSLPGEWEGAAAEAFGAHMGKVVEAIDATADDMAQIAQIISQAAAECQLAEQLIIEIIREAIETLIITLAAGVVVDILTLGLATAAEALIVEGEIAIFIARVGRVSTKLEQALQKLWDAVKEMRAAGRSWEKIKEARKAAKAVRKLGGAGNRWDSLKNVVKDPSLENLGEYATARALQAGFGTVKGGVKGGLGTAIGAGDLAGVLGDTVFSDKGVDTVTGALDGPPKNAPYRVPTTRVEEAFG; from the coding sequence ATGAGCACGCCGGTACCCGTCTCGTTCGGGCAGGTCGGGGACGCCTTCACGTGGACCCGCGCCCAGCTCACCGGGCCGCTCGACCCTATCCCGGACATCCAGAACCCGGTCGCCGACGGTTTGGACGCCGGCCTCGACTCCATGGTCAAGGCGGCCCTGGAGGCCACCGGGATGATGGAGAAGCTGGAGAAGGTGACCGGCCACCTCGCCGAGCTCACCGCGGCCGCCCAGGCCTGGAACGACCAGGCCGAGGCCATGCGGCAGGTCGCCGCCGCCCTGCGCTCCTCCGCGAGCTCGCTGCCCGGGGAGTGGGAGGGCGCCGCCGCCGAGGCCTTCGGCGCGCACATGGGCAAGGTCGTCGAGGCCATCGACGCCACCGCCGACGACATGGCGCAGATCGCCCAGATCATCAGCCAGGCCGCGGCCGAGTGCCAGCTCGCCGAGCAGCTGATCATCGAGATCATCCGCGAGGCCATCGAGACCCTCATCATCACGCTCGCCGCCGGCGTGGTGGTCGACATCCTCACCCTGGGCCTGGCGACCGCCGCCGAGGCGCTCATCGTCGAGGGCGAGATCGCCATCTTCATCGCGCGCGTCGGCCGGGTCTCCACCAAGCTGGAGCAGGCCCTGCAGAAGCTCTGGGACGCGGTCAAGGAGATGCGCGCGGCCGGCCGCAGCTGGGAGAAGATCAAGGAGGCCCGGAAGGCGGCCAAGGCGGTCCGCAAGCTCGGCGGCGCCGGCAACCGCTGGGACAGCCTCAAGAACGTGGTCAAGGACCCCTCGCTGGAGAACCTCGGCGAGTACGCCACCGCCCGGGCGCTCCAGGCCGGCTTCGGCACCGTCAAGGGCGGGGTCAAGGGCGGCCTCGGCACGGCGATCGGCGCCGGCGACCTCGCCGGGGTGCTGGGCGACACCGTCTTCAGCGACAAGGGCGTGGACACCGTGACCGGCGCCCTGGACGGGCCGCCGAAGAACGCCCCGTACCGGGTGCCGACGACCCGGGTCGAGGAGGCGTTCGGATGA
- a CDS encoding PucR family transcriptional regulator: MLDLDVMRRGLPQVVAGAAQLERPVRWVHVSELPDVAGVLRGGELVLTTGIALPEDREGLARYVKELDEVGVAGLVVEFGRRYFDSLPRALVHAAEQRGLPLVVLRRELRFVAVTEAVHALVVNAQLEQLRVSEAVHQVFNELAVEGAEPAEVVRQVAQMAGAPVVLENLAHQVLAHDPAGRPEAELLEDWEKRSRGVHPGGRTGYDPRSGWLVTAVGARGQDWGRLVLVDDPAPLPEGVAHRHAMLLERGAATLALNRLVVRDRESLERQTHRTLLSGILTHALTVSEVALRAQALGVPLEGRRLVGVVLRQRQGSIPAALEAQARLRDFTELAASAIRSSRLSALVGAMDDEGVGVLVALGSQQDEHAALESFSTSLRRLLAEAHRDAGTPPPHPVIAVGSSVGSVRDARRTLLEATQVADAALHDAPGGRAAAYYRLPDVRLRGLLHLLRDDERLQTYVERELGPLLTYDAEHGGQLVQMLRIYLEQGRNKSAAADAAHLSRPSFYDRLHKVERILGVDLDQVESCLSLHVALLALDAVRR; encoded by the coding sequence GTGCTCGATCTCGACGTGATGCGGCGCGGGCTGCCGCAGGTGGTGGCCGGTGCGGCGCAGCTGGAGCGGCCGGTGCGGTGGGTGCACGTCAGCGAGCTGCCGGACGTGGCAGGGGTGCTGCGCGGCGGGGAGCTGGTGCTGACCACCGGCATCGCGCTGCCGGAGGACCGCGAGGGGCTGGCCCGGTACGTCAAGGAGCTGGACGAGGTCGGGGTGGCCGGTCTGGTGGTCGAGTTCGGCCGCCGGTACTTCGACTCGCTGCCGCGGGCGCTGGTGCACGCGGCGGAGCAGCGCGGGCTGCCGCTGGTGGTGCTGCGCCGGGAGCTGCGGTTCGTGGCGGTGACCGAGGCGGTGCACGCGCTGGTGGTGAACGCGCAGCTGGAGCAGCTGCGGGTGTCGGAGGCGGTGCACCAGGTCTTCAACGAGCTGGCGGTGGAGGGCGCGGAGCCGGCCGAGGTGGTGCGGCAGGTGGCGCAGATGGCCGGTGCGCCGGTGGTACTGGAGAACCTGGCGCACCAGGTGCTGGCGCACGATCCGGCGGGGCGGCCGGAGGCGGAGCTGCTGGAGGACTGGGAGAAGCGTTCGCGGGGGGTGCACCCGGGCGGCCGGACGGGGTACGACCCGCGCAGCGGCTGGCTGGTGACCGCGGTGGGAGCGCGCGGGCAGGACTGGGGCCGGCTGGTGCTGGTGGACGATCCGGCGCCGCTGCCGGAGGGGGTGGCGCACCGGCACGCGATGCTGCTGGAGCGCGGTGCGGCGACGCTGGCGCTGAACCGGCTGGTGGTGCGGGACCGGGAGAGCCTGGAGCGGCAGACCCACCGGACGCTGCTGTCGGGGATCCTGACCCATGCGCTGACGGTGTCCGAGGTGGCGCTGCGGGCACAGGCGCTGGGGGTGCCGCTGGAGGGGCGGCGTCTGGTGGGCGTGGTGCTTCGGCAGCGCCAGGGGTCGATCCCGGCGGCGCTGGAGGCCCAGGCCCGGTTGCGGGACTTCACCGAGCTGGCGGCGTCGGCGATCCGGAGCAGCCGGCTGTCGGCGCTGGTGGGCGCGATGGACGACGAGGGTGTGGGCGTGCTGGTGGCCCTGGGTTCGCAGCAGGACGAGCACGCGGCGCTGGAGTCCTTCTCCACCTCGCTGCGCCGGCTGCTGGCGGAGGCGCACCGGGACGCGGGGACTCCGCCACCGCACCCGGTGATAGCGGTGGGCTCCTCGGTGGGCTCGGTGCGGGACGCCCGGCGGACGCTGCTGGAGGCGACCCAGGTGGCGGACGCGGCGCTGCACGACGCCCCGGGCGGCCGGGCGGCGGCGTACTACCGGCTGCCGGACGTCCGGCTGCGCGGCCTGCTCCACCTGCTGCGCGACGACGAGCGTTTGCAGACGTACGTGGAGCGGGAGTTGGGACCGCTGCTGACGTACGACGCGGAGCACGGCGGGCAGTTGGTGCAGATGCTGCGGATCTACCTGGAGCAGGGGCGGAACAAGTCGGCGGCGGCGGACGCGGCGCACCTGTCCCGGCCGTCGTTCTACGACCGGCTGCACAAGGTGGAGCGGATCCTGGGGGTGGACCTGGACCAGGTGGAGTCCTGCCTGTCGCTGCACGTGGCACTGCTGGCGCTGGACGCGGTACGGCGCTGA
- a CDS encoding gamma-aminobutyraldehyde dehydrogenase, with the protein MDLSSFDAGAQYLAGRLTGGTGSETFTVVNPADGSTVREVVLASAEDVDTAVAAARAALPAWSAATPGTRAEALNRLAAVLAERAQDFARVETAQTGKPIKLTTEFDVPGTIDNASFFAGAARNLEGKAAGEYTGDHTSYVRREAVGVVGSIAPWNYPLQMAAWKVLPAVAAGNTIVLKPAELTPLTALMFAQACTDAGIPDGVVNVVTGSGRLAGERLVSHPDVAMVSFTGSTAVGRRVAELATATVKRTHLELGGKAPFVVFDDADLEAAVHGAVAASLINTGQDCTAATRAYVQRPLYRAFVDGVAELYRAIRLGDPLDPQTDLGPLVSYTHRDRVAGFVERARSYATVVTGGTPGTKGHDGTDLTLGAYYQPTLITGAAQDSEVVQSEIFGPVLVVLPFDEDEEGLRLANDTPYGLAASAWTTNVHRSLRATREIAAGCVWVNDHIPIISELPHGGYKASGYGKDMSQYSLDEYTQIKHVMYDTTAVARKDWHRTIFGDRG; encoded by the coding sequence ATGGACCTGAGCAGCTTCGACGCGGGAGCGCAGTACCTCGCGGGACGGCTCACCGGAGGCACCGGCAGCGAGACCTTCACCGTGGTCAACCCGGCGGACGGCAGCACCGTCCGGGAGGTCGTCCTGGCCTCCGCCGAGGACGTGGACACCGCCGTCGCCGCCGCCCGGGCCGCACTCCCCGCGTGGTCCGCCGCCACCCCCGGCACCCGGGCCGAGGCGCTCAACCGGCTCGCCGCCGTGCTCGCCGAGCGCGCCCAGGACTTCGCCCGGGTGGAGACCGCGCAGACCGGCAAGCCGATCAAGCTCACCACCGAGTTCGACGTCCCCGGCACCATCGACAACGCCTCCTTCTTCGCCGGTGCCGCCCGCAACCTGGAGGGCAAGGCCGCCGGCGAGTACACGGGCGACCACACCTCCTACGTCCGCCGCGAGGCCGTCGGCGTGGTCGGCTCCATCGCCCCCTGGAACTACCCGCTGCAGATGGCCGCCTGGAAGGTCCTCCCGGCCGTCGCCGCCGGCAACACCATCGTCCTCAAGCCCGCCGAACTCACCCCGCTCACCGCGCTGATGTTCGCCCAGGCCTGCACCGACGCGGGCATCCCCGACGGCGTGGTCAACGTGGTCACCGGCTCCGGCCGACTCGCCGGCGAGCGCCTGGTCTCCCACCCCGACGTCGCCATGGTCTCCTTCACCGGCTCCACCGCCGTCGGCCGGCGGGTCGCCGAACTCGCCACCGCCACCGTCAAGCGCACCCACCTGGAACTCGGCGGCAAGGCCCCCTTCGTGGTCTTCGACGACGCCGACCTCGAAGCCGCCGTGCACGGCGCCGTCGCCGCCTCGCTGATCAACACCGGCCAGGACTGCACCGCCGCCACCCGCGCCTACGTCCAGCGCCCGCTCTACCGGGCCTTCGTCGACGGCGTCGCCGAGCTCTACCGCGCCATCCGCCTCGGCGACCCGCTCGACCCGCAGACCGACCTCGGCCCGCTGGTCTCCTACACCCACCGCGACCGCGTCGCCGGCTTCGTCGAGCGCGCCCGCTCCTACGCCACCGTGGTCACCGGCGGCACCCCCGGGACCAAGGGCCACGACGGCACCGACCTCACCCTCGGCGCCTACTACCAGCCCACCCTGATCACCGGCGCCGCCCAGGACAGCGAGGTCGTCCAGAGCGAGATCTTCGGCCCGGTCCTGGTCGTCCTCCCCTTCGACGAGGACGAGGAGGGGCTGCGCCTCGCCAACGACACCCCGTACGGCCTCGCCGCCTCCGCCTGGACCACCAACGTCCACCGCTCGCTGCGCGCCACCCGGGAGATCGCCGCCGGCTGTGTCTGGGTCAACGACCACATCCCGATCATCAGCGAGCTGCCGCACGGCGGGTACAAGGCCTCCGGCTACGGCAAGGACATGTCGCAGTACTCCCTGGACGAGTACACCCAGATCAAGCACGTCATGTACGACACCACCGCCGTCGCCCGGAAGGACTGGCACCGCACGATCTTCGGCGACCGGGGCTGA
- a CDS encoding CoA-acylating methylmalonate-semialdehyde dehydrogenase, with protein sequence MHWIDGAPVATAGAAPRRGDIFDPATGQVAGQVDFAEIAEVDQAVAAAAAAFGEWRHASIAKRTQVLFAFRELFNARKDELAAIIVSEHGKVHSDALGELARGQEVVEYACGIPQLIKGGFTEQASTGIDVYSIRQPLGPVAVISPFNFPAMVPMWFFPIAIAAGNTVVLKPSEKDPSAANFLAELWKEAGLPDGVFNVVHGDKVAVDRLLEHPDIKSVSFVGSTPIARYVYETGTRYGKRVQALGGAKNHMLVLPDADLDLSADAAVNAGFGAAGERCMAVSVLVAVDPIGDELVDKIKQRMAALKVGPGCNGDSEMGPLVTGQHRDKVTSYVESGVADGAELTVDGRKHPVSAEDATGAPTTDGFWLGPTLFDHVKPGMSVYNDEIFGPVLSVVRVSSYEEGLALINDNPYGNGTAIFTNDGGAARRFQNEVEVGMVGINVPIPVPVAYYSFGGWKASLFGDTHAYGPDGVQFFTRGKAVTQRWLDPSHGGINLGFPTHS encoded by the coding sequence ATGCACTGGATCGACGGCGCCCCCGTGGCCACCGCCGGCGCCGCCCCGCGCCGCGGCGACATCTTCGACCCCGCCACCGGCCAGGTCGCCGGCCAGGTGGACTTCGCCGAGATCGCCGAGGTCGACCAGGCCGTGGCAGCGGCCGCCGCCGCGTTCGGCGAGTGGCGGCACGCCTCGATCGCCAAGCGCACCCAGGTCCTCTTCGCGTTCCGCGAGCTGTTCAACGCCCGCAAGGACGAGCTGGCCGCGATCATCGTCTCCGAGCACGGCAAGGTCCACTCGGACGCGCTCGGCGAGCTGGCCCGCGGCCAGGAGGTCGTGGAGTACGCCTGCGGCATCCCGCAACTCATCAAGGGCGGCTTCACCGAGCAGGCGTCCACCGGCATCGACGTCTACTCGATCCGCCAGCCGCTCGGCCCCGTTGCCGTCATCTCGCCGTTCAACTTCCCGGCCATGGTGCCGATGTGGTTCTTCCCGATCGCCATCGCGGCCGGCAACACGGTCGTCCTGAAGCCCTCGGAGAAGGACCCGTCCGCCGCCAACTTCCTCGCCGAGCTGTGGAAGGAGGCCGGCCTCCCCGACGGCGTCTTCAACGTGGTGCACGGTGACAAGGTCGCCGTCGACCGCCTGCTGGAGCACCCCGACATCAAGTCCGTCAGCTTCGTCGGCTCCACCCCGATCGCCCGGTACGTCTACGAGACCGGCACCCGCTACGGCAAGCGCGTCCAGGCCCTCGGCGGCGCCAAGAACCACATGCTGGTCCTGCCCGACGCCGACCTGGACCTCAGCGCCGACGCCGCGGTCAACGCCGGCTTCGGCGCGGCCGGCGAGCGCTGCATGGCCGTCTCCGTCCTGGTCGCCGTGGACCCGATCGGCGACGAGCTGGTCGACAAGATCAAGCAGCGGATGGCCGCCCTCAAGGTCGGCCCCGGCTGCAACGGGGACTCCGAGATGGGCCCGCTGGTCACCGGCCAGCACCGCGACAAGGTCACCTCCTACGTCGAGTCCGGTGTCGCCGACGGCGCCGAGCTGACCGTGGACGGCCGCAAGCACCCGGTCTCCGCCGAGGACGCCACCGGCGCCCCCACCACGGACGGCTTCTGGCTCGGCCCGACCCTGTTCGACCACGTCAAGCCCGGCATGTCCGTCTACAACGACGAGATCTTCGGCCCGGTGCTCTCCGTCGTCCGCGTCTCCTCCTACGAGGAGGGCCTGGCCCTCATCAACGACAACCCGTACGGCAACGGCACCGCGATCTTCACCAACGACGGCGGCGCCGCCCGGCGCTTCCAGAACGAGGTCGAGGTCGGCATGGTCGGTATCAACGTGCCGATCCCGGTCCCCGTCGCCTACTACTCCTTCGGCGGCTGGAAGGCCTCGCTCTTCGGCGACACCCACGCCTACGGCCCCGACGGCGTCCAGTTCTTCACCCGCGGCAAGGCCGTGACCCAGCGCTGGCTGGACCCGTCCCACGGCGGGATCAACCTGGGCTTCCCGACCCACAGCTGA